A window of Haloarchaeobius salinus genomic DNA:
TCCTGCTCGGACTGGCCGGGCTCGTCGTCGGGGTGACGGCGTTCATGCACCGGAAGTACGACCGGATGGTCGCGCTCACCTCCTTCTTCGTGGTCGGCGTGCTGGTCGCGACGACGGTGCCGTTCCTGGTGGGCTGTCCGACCCAACCGGTCCCCGAGGAGCAACAGAACGGGTCGCCGGACGTGATCGAGAACCAGACCGCCTCCGGTGGCGGCGGCGACGGCACCGGCGGTGGCGAACAGGGAGAGACGCGCCAGCAGCTGCCGGACGCCCTCCTGCTCCTGCTCGGGGTCGTCGGCATCGCGATGGTGGTGGTCGCCGGCGTCTGGGTGGTCCGCTCCGGCGACGACGACGAGGAGTCCGAACTCGTCACGGCGGCCGACCCGGACGAGGAGACGGACCCGCCGGATTCGCCGGACGTCGGGGCGGTCGCGGCCGCCGCCGGCAGAGCGGCCGACCGCATCGAGGAGCGCCCGGGCACCGAGAACGAGATCTACCGCGCCTGGGTCGAGATGACCCGGCACCTCCCGGTCGACCACCCCGATACGAGTACGCCACGGGAGTTCGAGGCCGTCGCCGTCGAGGCCGGTTTCGACGCCGACGCGGTCGGCGAGCTCACCGACCTGTTCGAGTCGGTGCGGTACGGACAGGAATCGG
This region includes:
- a CDS encoding DUF4129 domain-containing protein, yielding MNRRTIGVAIIAVCCVGAIVFAAGTLSQTTSAGEDANQPAPERDDSIPATDSPMDANVDGGETRQKPPVEVERCEQSIPPLLLLGLAGLVVGVTAFMHRKYDRMVALTSFFVVGVLVATTVPFLVGCPTQPVPEEQQNGSPDVIENQTASGGGGDGTGGGEQGETRQQLPDALLLLLGVVGIAMVVVAGVWVVRSGDDDEESELVTAADPDEETDPPDSPDVGAVAAAAGRAADRIEERPGTENEIYRAWVEMTRHLPVDHPDTSTPREFEAVAVEAGFDADAVGELTDLFESVRYGQESATAEREDRAVEALRRLEDQFEGENE